A genomic stretch from Telopea speciosissima isolate NSW1024214 ecotype Mountain lineage chromosome 7, Tspe_v1, whole genome shotgun sequence includes:
- the LOC122669735 gene encoding cytochrome P450 78A5-like produces MSSDYQLLFFPQAAHYSPSLSIEVVVCAFFLLVVFGFWLTPGGLAWSLSKIQTQARIAIPGPSGFPFLGSVFAFTGPVAHRVLAKLSQRFNAFQLMAFSVGFTRFIISSHPETAKEILNSSAFADRPVKESAYELLFHRAMGFAPYGEYWRNLRRISATHLFSPKRISGFSAFRSQIGLKMVEEIKASMVLKGEVEVKKLLHFGSLNNVMMSVFGMSYDFKEEGGEGCELEELVSEGYELLGAFNWSDHFPVLGWLDLQGVRKRCRNLVSKVNVFVGKIIEQHRKRRMVNGVLGDETIADFVDVLLDLEDDDNSCLSDSDLIAVLWEMIFRGTDTVAILLEWILANMVVYPEIQSKAQSEIDAVVGTNRGVSDSDLQNLPYLQAIIKESLRINPPGPLLSWARLAVHDVQVGNHFVPAGTTAMVNMWAITHDETIWSEPNEFKPERFMEEDVSIMGSDLRLAPFGSGRRVCPGKTMGLATVQIWLAQLLQNFKWVPSDNGVVDMSECLKLSLEMKNPLVCAAVRRNNA; encoded by the exons ATGTCGTCCGATTACCAGCTTTTGTTCTTCCCCCAAGCTGCTCATTATTCACCTTCTCTAAGCATCGAAGTGGTTGTTTGTGCATTTTTTCTACTCGTGGTCTTTGGTTTCTGGCTTACACCGGGTGGGCTAGCTTGGTCTCTCTCAAAAATTCAAACTCAAGCTCGAATAGCTATCCCAGGACCATCTGGGTTCCCTTTCCTTGGCTCGGTTTTTGCCTTTACTGGCCCTGTGGCCCACCGGGTTCTTGCCAAACTCTCCCAGCGCTTTAATGCTTTTCAACTCATGGCCTTCTCTGTGGGTTTCACTCGTTTTATCATTTCAAGCCACCCGGAAACTGCTAAAGAGATTCTTAACAGTTCGGCCTTCGCAGATCGACCTGTTAAGGAATCTGCTTACGAGCTGCTTTTTCACCGAGCCATGGGTTTTGCGCCCTATGGAGAGTATTGGAGAAACTTAAGGAGAATCTCGGCTACCCACTTGTTCAGTCCCAAGAGGATCTCTGGTTTCAGTGCTTTCCGGAGTCAAATCGGTTTGAAGATGGTGGAGGAAATCAAAGCTTCCATGGTATTGAAAGGAGAGGTTGAGGTGAAGAAATTGCTGCATTTTGGATCTTTGAATAACGTTATGATGAGTGTATTTGGAATGAGTTATGATTTCAAGGAGGAGGGTGGAGAAGGGTGTGAGCTGGAAGAACTGGTAAGTGAAGGATACGAGTTGCTTGGGGCCTTTAACTGGAGTGATCATTTCCCTGTTCTGGGTTGGTTGGACTTGCAGGGAGTGAGGAAGAGATGCCGAAACCTGGTTTCTAAGGTgaatgtttttgttggaaagatCATTGAACAGCACAGGAAGAGGAGGATGGTTAATGGAGTGTTGGGTGATGAGACCATAGCTGACTTCGTCGATGTTCTGCTCGATTTAGAGGACGACGACAACAGCTGCCTCAGTGATTCGGACCTAATTGCTGTTCTTTGG GAAATGATATTTAGAGGGACTGATACAGTGGCGATTCTCCTGGAGTGGATTCTAGCAAATATGGTGGTTTACCCGGAAATCCAATCAAAAGCCCAATCAGAAATCGATGCTGTTGTAGGAACCAACCGTGGCGTGTCAGATTCCGATCTGCAAAACCTTCCTTACCTTCAAGCTATTATAAAGGAATCCCTTAGAATAAACCCTCCAGGTCCCCTACTTTCCTGGGCCCGTCTTGCTGTCCATGACGTTCAAGTTGGGAACCACTTTGTTCCTGCAGGTACCACAGCTATGGTGAATATGTGGGCAATAACACATGATGAAACTATCTGGTCAGAACCCAATGAGTTCAAACCCGAACGATTCATGGAAGAAGACGTGAGCATTATGGGTTCGGATTTGAGATTGGCACCTTTTGGATCTGGGAGAAGGGTATGCCCTGGTAAGACTATGGGTCTTGCTACTGTTCAGATATGGTTGGCTCAGTTGCTTCAGAACTTCAAATGGGTTCCTTCTGATAATGGTGTTGTTGACATGTCTGAATGCCTCAAGCTTTCTCTTGAGATGAAGAATCCGTTGGTTTGTGCTGCTGTTCGAAGGAATAATGCTTGA